The window TAAGTTTTCTTTATAGTTCACTTATAAAAAGTTTGGCAAATTTTATAATTTCATCTTTAGAGAAAAAGCAAGGTGTTGCTCTGGTTCCTACAACACGATTGGCTTGAATTTGAATAAAACTATTGTTGTGTTTTATGTATAAAGATCTATTTGAACTTACCTTATCTGTTTTTTCTAATCCAGCTAAATCTCCAAGGTTTTTTATAGAGTCTATAGTATCGCTCATTTCCAATAAAAATATATTATACATAGCGTCTGCATCTTTTTTGTTTTTGTAGGTAGTTATGCTTATGTCTAAATATTCATCAAAATTATCAACTTTGGCAAAACGAAATGTACAACCCATATTATTGGAGGAGACAACAGTGTAATTTGGGTTTTCACTTTCAATAAAGCAAATTGTTGAATAATCTGCTTTTTTAAAATAATCTTTACAATCTAATAATTCAATGTTTTTTGAAGCTTTATCTATCATCTTTTGCTTCTTGTTTTCGAGTTCTTCAATTAAAGAACCTGTGCTTTTTGCTTTTGGATCAGATTTACAGCAGTAAAAAGCTGAAATACAAATTAATATAAGTGTGAGTTTTTTCATTTTTATATTTTTTACTTTTTTAAGACCAATTCTGCTTTAGTAATTTTTAAATCTGGGTTTTTGGTTGCAATTAAAATAGATTTAAAAGTATAAGATTCATCTTTCTTTATGTTTAACTTGTAGTTTTTACCTGTAAAACGCCATTTAGTTTTTCCCATTAAAGCCGTTTTTACTTCGTCAACAGTTATGTTTTTGTTGGTTGGATCAATTTCAATTTCTGAAATTTTTGTTTTACCGATAAAAATTTTCACTTTAAAACGAAGTTTAACATTTCCTTTATATTCATAGTCCATATCAGACCAAATAGCAATTTCATCTCCTTTTTTTAAAGAGAGTGTAGTTTCTTCTGAAAAAACATTTCCTTTTGTACTTACTTTATTAATTTTAAGTCTTGCAACTTCTTTTCCAGTTAAATTACTACAACTTATTGTTAAAGATGTAATAATTAGTAATAAGATTATTTTTTTCATATTAATTAGTAGCCAATATTTTGATAGTTATTTGAATCAATTTTTAACGAAGATTTTTCTATAGATAAACACTTCATAAGAATAGTACGAGGTTTTCTTTTAGAGCTATCTATCATTTCCATTTCCATTGCCCAACCATCTAAGTTATTCATCCATTGTTGATTGTTAGCTTTGTTTTTAGCGCCATTGTACATGACACTTGGAAAACGAAAATCTACTTCTTTGGTAACCCAAATTGTAGCGGTCATTTCTTTACCAGACATTTTATATTCTTTACAATTGTAACCTAAAATAACTTTAGTGTTTCCAGTCGGTGTAATGTTAAAATCGGTATTATCTACATCTACGTCATCGGTTTTAAATTCGATACCCATTTTTATTTTTTTACCAGCATTTTGCATAAACGTAAACATAGCTTCACGTTCCACGTCATAAACCGTCATAAAATCATCTTTGACCCTTTTGTCTTTAATTCCCATTCCAAAAAAACTACCTGTATTTGGTAGGTAATAGTCAATTTTAGTAACTTCTTTTCCAGATGAAATTTGCATTACCGCTTTGTGGTTAAATGCATAGCTATTTGCTGGTTTTACATTAGAGAATCCGGGAATGCTAGTTTTTTTTCTTTTTTTCTTTTTTTTAGAGTTGTTAAAGGTAGAATCGAAAGCTTTTTCGGTTTCTTTGGTTGTTTTTTGTTCTACTTTTCTTTCCACAGCTTTCTCGGCAGCTTTTTTAACTTTCTTACCTAATCGTTTAAAGAATTGAGCATTTGCAGTTCCAGAAAAGCATAAAAGAAGGCCGATAATGAGTGTTGATTTTTTCATAAATTTAATTTTTTAAATAGTTAGTTTTTAATATAATTATTAGTTTTCAACAATCTTGAAGGTTTTAAACTATTTGTTAGAGAGTGTTTTAACTAGTGTAAAGTCAGGTTTTAAATCAGAAAAATCTACTTCGGTTTTTAGAGAGTTTGTAGCTTCAAGTGTAAGGCTAAAAAAAGATTCTTCTAAGGTTAATTCTATAGCATTAACACATTCATTATTTTCAGAAGGAGTTTGTTCCTGTATTTTAAAACAAAAAAATACTATAAGAATTAAAGGATAAAAAGTGATTTTTTTCATCATTATTTTTAACTCAAATCTACAGAAAAGAGAAGCTTAGGGAGCTGTTAAAAAGAAATGATTTATATTTTTGTTGCGTCAATTCTCGAATTGACTTCCTATAAGTGTAATGTAATTAGTGGGTTAAGTTGCTGATGAACTTGTAAGGTGTTTCGCTGTATTTAGCTACGAAAGCGCGTTCAAAACTTTTTTTAGACCCAAAACCAGACTCTCTGGCAATCTCACCAATCTTATAATTTCTAAATTTTTTGTCTTTTTGAATGCGATTGTAAGCATATTCAATACGTAAATCATTTATAAAAACAGAAAATGATTTGTTATACTTCTCGTTAATATAATGACTTAAATAACGTTCAGATTTTATGCCGTTTTCTAAGCAAACAGTTTTTCTTGTACTCTTTGGTTTTAAGAATAATTGTTTTTCTTTTAATTCTTTTAATGCAACCTCAATTTTTTCAATTTCACTTTCACTAACTACTATTTTTTTTCCTGGTGCTTTTGTAAGTAAGTTAGATAATTTTTTATTTGTTTTCTTATTATTTAAATAAAAGTAAATTCCGAAGGCAATTAAAGCTATTAAAATGATGCAAAAAAATAAATATTCTTTTAAATCTTTATTTTTAGCATTAACCAATTCGCGTTTTTTTTCAACGTTATACAATTCTCTGTACTTTTCAGCTGAAAAACTTAAGGAATCGTTAATAGCCTCGTTGTATATTTTGTGATAAGCATTAGCTTTTTCTTGATTACCTAAATTTTCATAAACTTCAATTAATTTATTCGCTGCCACCTTAATCTGTTCTGGGTCTTTTGTTTCTATAGTAAGGTTTAAATGCTCGTTAAAGTATGCTGTAGCTTTTAATAAAGAGTCTTGTTTTACTAAACAATCTCCAATCATTGAGTACGCATAACTTTTAGAATTTATAAAACTTGCGGTATCTCTAATAGTTTGGAAGTTTAACTTTTTACATAACTCGTAGTTTTTGTTAAAAAAATTATATTGCATGGCAACATGATTTTTTGTGATAGGATTTAAATCTGAGTCTTTAGTTATTTTGTATGCTTCTATTATAGCGTTTTTTGCATTAATTGAATCTTTTTTGTTTTGATAAAGGCTAGATAGTAAAAGATGTGTTTGTACTGATAAAGAATTGTTTTTGTTGTGTTTTACTACTAAATCAAAGTATTCAATAGATTTGTCATAATCTGTAATTGCAGAATAAATTGCGCCAATCATAAAATTAAAATTGACTCTTTTTTGTTCATCTTTTATAGTATCTAACGAATTAAAAGCAATTTTTAACGCTTCATTATAAGAAGATTGCATAAAAAGCACCTTTACCAACTGATAATTTAAAGCACTTTTATCTTGCTTTTTAGGTAGTTTATCTAAGTTAGCTTTTATGTAAATTTTAGCTGAATCTAATTTAGCCTGAGATATATATTGGTTTATTTTTTGTTGAATCTGCGCTGATTCTTGACCAATAACTGCGTTGATAGTAAAAATAAATGTAAAAAAGAATATTAGTTTAATATTTTTCATTGGAAACAAATATAACATATTAACGTTCTTTGAAAAATAAAAATAGTAACAAACTAAATTAACTTTCTAAAATCATTAATTTGTTTTTTAGCATTTTCAGAAATCTCTTTTCCATTAAAAAAAGCGTGCGTATCTCCAAGATAATTCATTCCTAAGTATTTTGCACTTTCCACAAAGGGCATTTCAAAACCATTTCGTCTATCGTTTCCTGCAGAATTACTAAGCATAGCCATATTTTTACCACGTAACTGTCTTCCTAACTCTTTTTTGTAGTGCAGTAAATCAGACATTCTGTCGAAAAAATCTTTTAGCATTCCGCTCATTGTGTACCAGTAAACCGGTGTTGCAAAAATAATAGTGTCATAGTTTGCTATAATGTTTTCCATCAATGGTAAAAAATCATCATTTGCATTGCTAAAATCATATTCAAACGCACCAATGTTTTTGGTTTTTAAGTCGATTACATCAAACTTTTTGTCTTTGTTTAAATAGTTTACTACTTTATGAGTGTTGCCAAAACTGTTGGAGCTTCCTTGTATTATTACTGTTTTATTCATTTAATAAAAGTGTGAAAAATAGTTATAATAATGTTGAAAAGCTGATAATAAATATCAATTAAACCCAAGAAAAAATCAATAGAAAAACAAGTATTTTTTCTATCTTTAGGTTTTAATTATAGATTTAAATGAATTTATCAAAATATAAAGTTTCTGGCGCTATTCAACTTAAAAATTCTGTTACAAAAGAAGTGGTTGAAGATGCAGAAAAGAAACTAAAAAAGACACGTAAAAAGTTAGCAAAATTACAAGACGCTATGTATGCGGAAGGTAAATATAGTGTATTGGTTTGCTTGCAAGGAATGGATACTTCTGGTAAAGATAGCTTAATACGTGAGGTTTTTAAACAATTTAATGCGCGTGGAGTAGAAGTGTATAGTTTTAAAGTTCCTACGGAATTAGAATTAAAACACGATTTTTTATGGAGACATTACATTGCACTTCCTGCAAAAGGAAAAGTAGGAGTTTTTAATAGAACGCATTATGAAAATGTATTGGTAACAAGAGTGCATCCGGAGTATATTTTTGGAGAAAATATTCCGTCTGTAAAAAGTTTAGCCGATTTGGATGATGCTTTTTACCATGATAGAATGGATAGAATAAATGATTTTGAAAATCATTTAGCCGCAAACGGAACTATTGTTTTAAAGTTCTTTTTAAACTTATCTAAAGATGAACAAAAAAACAGATTATTGCGTAGATTAAATATCCCAGAAAAGAATTGGAAGTTTTCTGCAGGCGATTTAAAAGAGCGTAAATTGTGGGATAAATACCAAGATTGTTATGAGGATTTGCTAAACAGAACTTCTAAAGAAAATGCGCCTTGGTTTGTACTTCCTGCAGATGATAAGCCTTCTGCGCGTTTTATTTTAGCAGAAATATTATTAGAAGAAATGGAAAAATATAATTTTAAAGAACCAACGTTACCTGCAAAAATACAAGCGCAAGTAGAAGAATTTAAAGCACAATTAAATAATGAATAAAGTTTGTCATTCCTGCGAAAGCAGGAATCTCAGAAAATATAAGAATAAAAATTAAATAGATTCCTGCCTACGCAGGAATGACAGAAATATGGAATTAAACTTAACAAAACCAATCGTATTTTTCGATTTAGAAACTACAGGAGTAAGTATTGCAACCGATAGAATTGTAGAAATTGCAATTTTAAAAGTGCATCCAAACGGAAATAAAGAAAGTAAAACGTGGTTGGTAAATCCAGAAATTGAAATTCCGCAAGGAGCCATCGATATTCATGGAATTACAAACGAAAAAGTAGTTACCGAACCAACTTTTAAAGAATTAGCTGCAGAAGTTAGCAAAATGATTGAAGGTTGTGATTTAGCGGGTTTCAATTCTAATAGATTCGATATTCCTTTGTTAGCAGAAGAATTAATGCGAGCAGGAATCGATTTTGATATGAATAACAGAAAAGCGGTTGATGTTCAAGTAATCTTTCACAAAAAAGAACAACGAACATTAAGTGCTGGTTATCAATTTTACTGCGGAAGAGAATTGGAAGGAGCGCACGGAGCAGAAGCAGATACCAACGCAACCTATGAAATTTTGTTAGCGCAATTAGATAAATACGACGATATAGAAAATAGTATTGATGCGTTAAGTGAATTTTCAACTCACGGAAAAAGAGCTGATTTTGCTGGTTTTATTTTAATGAATGAAGAAGATCAAGAAATTTTTTCTTTCGGAAAGTACAAAGGAAGAACAGTAGAAGAGGTGTTAAAAGAAAACCCAGGTTATAACAATTGGATTCAGAATGCAGATTTTCCATTGTACACAAAAAAGGTATTAAGACAAATAAAAGAAAGAATGTCTGCGCCAAAAGATACCATGAGTGATGAGGATAAGTTGAACGCGTTACAGCAAAAATTTAATTTGAGGTAAACAATTTGTCATTCCTGCGCAGGCAGGAATCTATTGTTAAAGTACTCTAAATTAACAAATGATTAAGGAGCGTTGGTTTTTTATGGAATTATATTCGTTAAAAAACGAAATCAGATAAAAGAACTGACTACTTAAACAAACACACAATTAAACAATTAAACATTTCAAAAAATGTTCACAGAATATAAAAATTTACCAGATAACTCACGCGTTTGGATTTACCAAGCAGATAGAGAATTTCAAATAGAAGAAATAGAACACATAAGTGCAAAAGCGTTGTTGTTTATAGACCAATGGACGCGTCATGGAGACGATTTAAAAGGATCATTTACTATAAAATACAATCAATTTTTAGTGTTGGCAGTAGATGAAGGATTTAACAATGTTTCTGGTTGTTCTATAGATTCTTCAGTTAAATTTGTACAGGAATTAGAAAAAGAATTGCAGTTAGATTTAATGAACAAATTAAACGTATCATTTAAAGATAACGATAATATAAATATTGTGAAATTAACTGATTTTCAGCAATATGCAAAAGATAAAAAAATAAATGCTGAAACCATTGTTTTTAACAACATGGTAAATACAAAAGAAGATTTTGAAACTAAATGGGAAGTTCCAGCAAAAGAAAGTTGGCACAAACGCTTTTTGGTATAAAAATTGAATTAAAAACAACTATGCAAAAAAGAATATTCCTTTTATTTTTATTCAACGTTTTCTTATTAAGTGCGCAAGCACAAAGTGTAGATCCGTTAAGAGCAACTGATGCAGCTGCGCAACAAATTTGGGTAGATAGTATTATAAATAACATGACTGTTGAAGAAAAAATTGGTCAACTATTTATGGTACAAGCTTATTCTAATTTAGATGCTAAGCATGAAAAAACTATTACAAATATGATTGAGAAATATCATGTTGGTAATTTAATTTTTATGCAAGGAACGCCAGAAAAACAAGCAAAACTGAATAATAAATATCAAGAACTATCTAAAGTTCCGTTAATGATTGGTTTTGATGGAGAATGGGGTTTAGATATGCGTTTAAAAAACGTATATAAATTTCCTTGGAACATGACTTTAGGCGCAATTAGAGATAATAATCTGGTTGAAGAATTTGGTAAACGAATAGGAGAGCATTGTAAGCGATTAGGAATTCACATGAATTTTGCGCCTGTTGTAGATGTGAATATAAATCCAGAAAACCCAATTATTGGTAATCGTTCTTTTGGAGAAAGCAAAGAGAATGTAACCCAAAAAGCAATTGCCTTTACTCGTGGAATGCAACAAGCTGGTGTGCTTGCAAATGCAAAACACTTTCCTGGACATGGAGATACAGCGTCAGATTCTCATCATACTTTACCAGTTTTAAACTTTACAAAAGAACGTTTAGATTCAATAGAATTGTATCCATACAAAAGAATGTTTGATGCAGGTGTAGCAAGTGTTATGACAGCGCATTTAAGTATTCCTAGTTTAGAGCAAGATCCTGCTTTACCTACATCACTTTCTTATAACGTAACCACAAAGTTATTACAAGAAAAGTTAGGTTTTTTAGGGTTGGTTATAACCGACGGATTAAACATGAAAGGCGCTGCAAATTATTCTACTTCAGCAGAAATAGATTTAGCCGCAATACTTGCAGGAAACGACATGTTGTTAATTCCGCAAGATGTTCCAGGTTCTGTAAAATTGATGAAAAATGCACTTAAAAACGGAATGCTAACCGAAGAAAGATTAGAGCATTCTGTTCGTAAAATATTAAGAGCAAAGTATTTAGTTGGTTTAAATAAGTATAAACCAGTTTCAGAAGACAATTTACAAGCTGATTTAAATGCTCCAAAAGATGAGGTTTTACATAGAAAATTGATTAAAAATTCTATTACCATTCTAAAAAACACAAACGGAGATATTCCGGTTAGAAATTTAGAAAAACGTAAAATTGCTTATGTTTCAATGGGAGATTCTAAAGGAACTCATTTTGTAAATATGTTGCAGAATTATGCAAAAGTTGATGTGGTTTCAGATAAAAACTTAGCAACTCTTCAACAAA of the Tenacibaculum todarodis genome contains:
- a CDS encoding ABC transporter ATPase, with protein sequence MFTEYKNLPDNSRVWIYQADREFQIEEIEHISAKALLFIDQWTRHGDDLKGSFTIKYNQFLVLAVDEGFNNVSGCSIDSSVKFVQELEKELQLDLMNKLNVSFKDNDNINIVKLTDFQQYAKDKKINAETIVFNNMVNTKEDFETKWEVPAKESWHKRFLV
- a CDS encoding flavodoxin family protein gives rise to the protein MNKTVIIQGSSNSFGNTHKVVNYLNKDKKFDVIDLKTKNIGAFEYDFSNANDDFLPLMENIIANYDTIIFATPVYWYTMSGMLKDFFDRMSDLLHYKKELGRQLRGKNMAMLSNSAGNDRRNGFEMPFVESAKYLGMNYLGDTHAFFNGKEISENAKKQINDFRKLI
- a CDS encoding DUF4412 domain-containing protein; amino-acid sequence: MKKSTLIIGLLLCFSGTANAQFFKRLGKKVKKAAEKAVERKVEQKTTKETEKAFDSTFNNSKKKKKRKKTSIPGFSNVKPANSYAFNHKAVMQISSGKEVTKIDYYLPNTGSFFGMGIKDKRVKDDFMTVYDVEREAMFTFMQNAGKKIKMGIEFKTDDVDVDNTDFNITPTGNTKVILGYNCKEYKMSGKEMTATIWVTKEVDFRFPSVMYNGAKNKANNQQWMNNLDGWAMEMEMIDSSKRKPRTILMKCLSIEKSSLKIDSNNYQNIGY
- a CDS encoding helix-turn-helix domain-containing protein, translated to MKNIKLIFFFTFIFTINAVIGQESAQIQQKINQYISQAKLDSAKIYIKANLDKLPKKQDKSALNYQLVKVLFMQSSYNEALKIAFNSLDTIKDEQKRVNFNFMIGAIYSAITDYDKSIEYFDLVVKHNKNNSLSVQTHLLLSSLYQNKKDSINAKNAIIEAYKITKDSDLNPITKNHVAMQYNFFNKNYELCKKLNFQTIRDTASFINSKSYAYSMIGDCLVKQDSLLKATAYFNEHLNLTIETKDPEQIKVAANKLIEVYENLGNQEKANAYHKIYNEAINDSLSFSAEKYRELYNVEKKRELVNAKNKDLKEYLFFCIILIALIAFGIYFYLNNKKTNKKLSNLLTKAPGKKIVVSESEIEKIEVALKELKEKQLFLKPKSTRKTVCLENGIKSERYLSHYINEKYNKSFSVFINDLRIEYAYNRIQKDKKFRNYKIGEIARESGFGSKKSFERAFVAKYSETPYKFISNLTH
- a CDS encoding 3'-5' exonuclease; this translates as MELNLTKPIVFFDLETTGVSIATDRIVEIAILKVHPNGNKESKTWLVNPEIEIPQGAIDIHGITNEKVVTEPTFKELAAEVSKMIEGCDLAGFNSNRFDIPLLAEELMRAGIDFDMNNRKAVDVQVIFHKKEQRTLSAGYQFYCGRELEGAHGAEADTNATYEILLAQLDKYDDIENSIDALSEFSTHGKRADFAGFILMNEEDQEIFSFGKYKGRTVEEVLKENPGYNNWIQNADFPLYTKKVLRQIKERMSAPKDTMSDEDKLNALQQKFNLR
- a CDS encoding PPK2 family polyphosphate kinase produces the protein MNLSKYKVSGAIQLKNSVTKEVVEDAEKKLKKTRKKLAKLQDAMYAEGKYSVLVCLQGMDTSGKDSLIREVFKQFNARGVEVYSFKVPTELELKHDFLWRHYIALPAKGKVGVFNRTHYENVLVTRVHPEYIFGENIPSVKSLADLDDAFYHDRMDRINDFENHLAANGTIVLKFFLNLSKDEQKNRLLRRLNIPEKNWKFSAGDLKERKLWDKYQDCYEDLLNRTSKENAPWFVLPADDKPSARFILAEILLEEMEKYNFKEPTLPAKIQAQVEEFKAQLNNE